Within Thermoplasmata archaeon, the genomic segment GATTATCCCCAGCCCTACACAACAGGCGATATCGAGAGGACCATGAAGGCCGTCGTACCCATGACATACGAGGACCAGATCAGCATCAACCACATAGACGTAACAATGCTCGACGCAGGACACATCCCCGGAGCGGCGATGTTCCAATTCGACAAGGACGTTTCGACCATCTACTCCGGTGACATCCACACCGAAGAACAGAGACTTGTCGGCGGAGCAAAGCCCCACGACTGTACGACCCTGTTCATCGAGGGAACGTACGGAGGTCGCAACCACCCCGACAGAAACGAGACCGAGGAGAAGTTCCTCGCCAAGATCGATGAGGTCATCGACCGCGGCGGAAAGGTGCTCATCCCCTGTTTCGCCAACGGAAGGACGCAGGAGATCATGCTCCTTCTCAGAAACCTCGGATACGAGATGTGGGTGGACGGAATGGGAAGGTCCGTGACCCGCCTGTTCCTAGACTATCCCGAATACATCAAGGATGTCAAGCACCTGAAGGCAGCGAAGAGGAAGTTCAACGAGGTAAGGAACCCCAACTCCAGGCTCTCCGCCATCAAGGGACAGATCATCGTCACCACCGGCGGAATGCTCGACGGAGGACCTGTCTTAGGATACCTCAACGCCATCAAGGACGACCCCAAGAGCGCCATCCTCCTGGTAGGATATCAGGCAGAGGACACCAACGGAAGGATGCTGCTCGAAGAGGGCTGCGTAAAGATCGACGGCGAAATCGTCAAGATCTCCTGCGAACTGCAAAAGTACGACTTCTCTGCACACGCTGACCACGATCAGATCGTGAACTTCATCAGGGAGTGCGATCCGGACAACGTCATCATCATGCACTCGGAGTCCCGTGAGGCCTTCCTGCCCGATCTCGAGGGAGACTACAAGGTCTTCCTGCCGATGACCGGAGAAGAGTTCACAATCGACATGTGAAACTTCGGCTGCGGTCTGGGGGCATCGCCCCCGGGCCCTGCCCTAAATCCTTTCGAATCAATCGTTTTATACATCTGAGGGGGATATCGGCGGTATGTCCCTCAATCTGGATGAGTATACATGTGAATTCTGCGGCGGACCGTGCAAGAACGTCATCTATGCCGCATTCGTCTGCGACAACCCCGAATGCATAGAGAAGGCCAGGGTTGCACGCGGAGGGCCCGGGGGACACATGAAGAGGAAAGCGGAAGGCAAACCCATCATCCCACAGGACCTCGAGCCTGCCATCGAAGACAACAAAAGAGTCTGAGAAACACCAGCCGTCGTGACGGCGGCGAACATTCTTTTTAGAATAATTGAGACGGACCGGTCTCCCGGCCCGTCAATGAGTTTCAGTGCCTGAAGACACGGCATCCGGTGAAGACCATAGCCATTCCGTGCTCATTGGCCGCATCGATGACCTCCTGGTCCCTGATGCTTCCTCCGGGCTGAATGATAGCGGTCACACCAGCCTTGGCAGCCTCGTCGACTCCGTCCCTGAAGGGGAAGAAGGCATCGGAGGCCATCACGCAGCCCTGCGTAGGCTCGTTGGCCTTCATAGTCGCGATCTTAGCCGAGTCCACACGGCTCATCTGACCTGCACCGATTCCGACTGCGCGCTCGCCCCTTACGTAGACGACGGCGTTGGATGTGACGTGCTTAGCGAGCTTCCATGCGAAGAGCAGAGAGTGGACCTCCTCCTCTGTGGGAGCACGGTTGGTGACGACCTTGAGGTTCTGGGGGTCGACGGGGACATCCTCGTCGGTCTGGATGAGCATTCCTCCCTGGACCTTCTTCATCTTGAATTCCCTGACCCTCTCGGAAGGTCCGATGGGGCAGTTCGTCCTGAGGAGACGGATGTTCTTCTTGACCTCCATGATCTCCACGGCGCCCTCCTCGAAATCGGGACACAGGACGGCCTCGACGAAGTATTTGGAGATCATCTCCGCACACTCCTTGGTACAGGGCCTGTTCAGACAGATGACGCATCCGAATGCGGACAGGGGGTCGACGTTGTATGCTGTCTCGAATGCCTCGAAGATCGTGTCTGCGGAAGCGAGTCCGCAGGGGTTGGTATGCTTCATGACGACAGCTGTGGGCTTCTCGAAGTCCATACAGATGTCCAGGGCCTTGTCCAGATCGAGGATGTTGTTGTAGGACAGCTCCTTACCCCAGAGGCATTCCGCCTTGGCCACTGTGGGCCCGGGTGTGAAGGGATCCTTGTAGAATGCGGCCGACTGGTTGGGGTTCTCTCCGTACCTGAGGTCCTGTACCTTCTCCAATGGGATCGGGAAGGAGTCGGGGAATCCGGGGATGAACCTCTTCTTCATCTGAGAGGCGATCATCGCGTCGTACTGCGATGTCACATCGAATGCCTCTGCCATGAGCCTCTGGTGGAGGTCGGGGCTGAGGTCGCCGGCGTTGGCGTACATCTGCTCGATGATCTCCGAGTACTGCTCGGGCTTGGTGACCACTGCGACAGACTGATAGTTCTTTGCGGCCGCACGGATCATGCTGGGGCCTCCGATGTCGATGTTCTCGACGATGTCCTCGAAGGATACGCCCTCCTTGAGTACCGTCTGCTTGAATGGATACAGGTTGATGACCACCATGTCGATGGGATCGATTCCCTTGCCTTTGATGGCGCTCATGTGGTCGGGGATGTCCCTGCGTGCGAGGATACCCGCATGGATCTTGGGGTGGAGCGTCTTGACGCGTCCGTCCAACATCTCGGGGAATCCCGTGACGTCCGATACCTCGACAACCTTGATGTCATTCTCTTTCAGAAGCTTATACGTGCCGCCTGTGGAGATCAGCTCCACGCCTGCGGTCTCTAATTTCTTCGCGAACTCGACGATACCCGTCTTGTCGGAAACACTGATGACTGCCCTCTTGATCTTAGCCAGATGCATACCCCCTCGTTCAGAGGAAATGCATACTACGTATGCATCTCGTCATCCGAGTAATCAGATATAACGGTTGCAGTCGCGCGCGTGACGCATGATCGCAGTGGACAGAAATTACGAGAAAATATAGGGGATCCGGGCTCGGATTTCTCCGAACCCGGATAGATATTAGGGGAACCCGAATCACGAATCCCTTCGTGTTTCGAGGTAAATCGTTTGTTAGGGTTAGACACACCTACTATCGACATCTTTAACCCAGTAGGCACATCCTTGAAAGGTCATTAGTTTTACGTTATATTTAAACGTATAGGTTATGTTTTCAGTAAATGTACAAGCGTGATGTAATCACTCACTACATCCCGTTAGTCGCCATCCACTTCCTCGCCTATAGCGAGTCATATTTGCGAAACGGCGATATCGTCCTCAGATATAATAATGATACCTATCAAAGGTCTGTAAATGTACAAACGAACGGACACGATCCGCCCTATGGTTGGATTCTATATCCATATCGCGTCCAATTATGGGGGACATATCGTCCAACTCTTCTATAATCTATAAAGAAAGGAAGGTGCCCGGAGGCACCTTTGGAAGTTTATCAGTAGGAGATTCCCTGCCAGAGCATGGCGTTGGCGACCTTCTCGAATCCAGCGATGTTCGCACCGGCGACGAGGTTGCCCTCCATTCCATACTTCTTGGCTGCTTCGGAAGCCTGCTTGTAGATGTTGACCATGATGTCGTGGAGCTTTGCATCTACCTCGTCGAAGGTCCAGGCGAGCCTCTGGCTGTTCTGACTCATCTCGAGAGCGGATGTTGCGACTCCTCCGGCGTTGGCCGCCTTTGCGGGACCGAAGAGGACGCCTGCCTTCTGGAAGGCTGCGACCGCACCGGGTGTGCTGGGCATGTTGGCTCCCTCGGCGACTGCCTTGACACCGTTCTTGATCAGGATCTTGGCGGACTTCTCGTCGAGCTCGTTCTGCGTAGCACAGGGGAGAGCGATGTCACAGGGGATGGTCCAGATTCCGGAGCAGCCCTCTGTGTACTTGGCGGTCTTGGAGTAGTTGACGTAGGTCTTGATCCTGTCTCTCTTGACCTCCTTGATCTCCTTCATGATCTTGTAATCGATTCCCTTGGGATCGTAGATGTATCCGTTGGAGTCGGAGACTGCAACGACCTTGGCTCCCAGCTGGGTTGCCTTCTGGCATGCGTATGTCGCGACGTTTCCGGATCCGGAGATGACGACGGTCTTCTTCTTGAAGGAATCCTTGTGGTCCTTCAGCATCTCCTCGGTGAAGTAGCAGAGACCGTATCCGGTTGCCTCTGTCCTTGCGAGGGATCCTCCGCAGGGGATTGCCTTTCCGGTGAGGACTCCGGTGAACTCGTTCTGGAGCCTCTTGTACTGACCGAACATGTATCCGATCTCTCTTCCGCCGACTCCGATGTCTCCTGCGGGGACGTCGGTGTCTGCACCGATGTGCTTGGCGAGCTCTGTCATGAATGACTGGCAGAAGCGCATGACCTCTGCGTCGGACTTGCCCTTGGGGTCGAAGTCTGATCCTCCCTTTCCTCCTCCGATGGGGAGTGTGGTGAGGCTGTTCTTGAAGATCTGCTCGAATCCGAGGAACTTCAGGATGGACAGGTTGACGGACGGGTGAAGTCTGAGACCTCCCTTGTAGGGTCCGATGGCCGAGTTGAACTGTACACGGTATCCGCGGTTGACCTGCACCTTGCCCTTGTCATCTACCCATGAAACACGGAACATGATGATCCTCTCGGGCTCAACGATCCTCTCGATGATTCCGGCCTCCTGGAGTTCGGGCCTCGCCTTGACGACGGGCTCCAGGGATTCCAGGACTTCCTTGACTGCCTGTAGGAACTCGGGCTGATCCTTGTTGCGCTGCTCGAGATCTGCGTAGACTTCCTTCAGATACTTGTTCTTGATAGCCATAGTTTTCACCTGTGGTAACAGAAATACTCATTTTTCCTGCGATTCGGCTGATATTTCTCATCAAATAAAAAATAAACTTATCTAAAATTTCTTGATGTACGTGATTTGTTTTCAGTCGCACAAATCAGAAAAATCCGTGTCGGATGTCGGTCAACAGTCTTTTCGGGATTCGTAATTTTATAGTGGCAGGCTGTAACGACGGATGCCGGCGGAAGTCCGGCGGTGAGCCGAAATGATGAAGAAAAAGGATCTCGAGATGGGCCTGCAGAAGGTCAGGAACTTCGAGGATCCCGATCCGTTCCTAGAACAGTACATGACACCCGCTACCATAGCGGCGGACATATTGTTCGATGCCTACTCCAAAGGGGATATAGAGAACCTCAAAGTGGTGGATCTTGGATGCGGAACAGGTATGTTCTCCATCGGCGCATGGATGCTCGGTGCCGCCCAGGTGGATGGCTTCGACATATCGGAATCTGCTCTCAGGGTGGCGGAACAGAACAAGAAGGACCTCGGTGCCGAGGTCTCATTCCATAATATAGATATTATTAATGTAGAAGAAGGGGCAGACACCATCTTCATGAACCCTCCCTTCGGATGTCAGAACAGGAATGCGGACAGACCCTTCCTCGACAGGGCCATGGAGCTCTCGGAATGCGTCTACTCCATACACATGGCCAACACCCTGGACTTCATAACGGAGTATGTGGAGAAACGTGGACGCACTGTCGCATTCTCTAAAATTTATAAGTACGACATCCATAATACATTTTCATTCCATACAAAGACGAAGAAGACGGTTGACGTCGCGGTCGTCAACATAAGGTGATTTCAATGACAGAATCCAAATTCGTGTTCCCCGGAGAGGAAGTGGCCTCGGAAGAAGAGTATCTGGCCGCAGAGGGGACATTCGCTGAGAACGGTATCGTTTACGCTTCACAGGTAGGAGAGCTCGTACTTGACGATGCAGAGTGCGTCGCAAAGGTCATCTCCCCCAATCCACCAAACATCCTTGCAGTCGGTGACATCGTCTACGGAGTCGTAGGTGACATCAGGAGCACCATGGCTACCGCGGATGTTTTCGTCAAGGACGGAGTCGAGAGGAGACTCGGCGGAGACACATACGCCACCATTCACGTTTCGAAGATCTCCCAGGGCTACACCGACGATGTCGCCAAGGAGCTCAGGAAGGGAGACTACATCAGGGCCAGGGTCACAGCCATCAAGCCAGCTCTTCAGCTGACCACCAAGGACGACCACCTCGGAGTCATCAGGGCACAGTGCAGCAAATGCAAGACCGAGATGATCAGAAGCAAGAAGGGCGACGGTCTGTACTGCCCCGAGTGCAAGTATGCCATGCCCAGGAAGCTCGCCGACGATTATGGCGACGTGGAACTCTGATGAAGCTAGTCGCATTGATGTCCAACGGCATCGACTCGCCGGTCGCTTCATACATTATGAGCAAGCGCGGTGCGGACGTCATACTTCTCCACATGGACAACCGTCCGTACACCGACGACCGCTCTTTGGACGTCGTCACCGCTCTGGCTGACCAATTGAGGGCAGTCACAGGAAAGGAATTCCCGCTCTACATCGCCAACCACGGTGCGAATCAGGAAAGGATCAAGGAGAACTGCGATTATCACTACCAATGCGTCATGTGCAAGCGCGTAATGCAGAGGACCGCCAGAGAACTGGCCAAGAAGCTCGGTGCCTCCGGGATCATCATGGGTGACTCCTTGGGACAGGTCGCTTCGCAGACCCTCAAGAACATCAAATCGGAGAATCTAGGACTGAACTTCCCCGTCGTCAGGCCACTTATAGGCCTGGACAAGCTGGAAATCATCGACATCTCGAAGGAGACCGGACTCTTCGACATATCGATAAGGCAGACCGCGGGATGCATGATCGTTCCGACCAGGCCCATCACCGAGGCCAATCCCGAAAAGGTCCTCACAATGAGCGAGAAGATCGATCTGGATGCTCTCGCTAAGGAATGCGCCGACGGCGCCGTGTTATATCACTGATATCCGTGGTACCTGTTAGGGAACGCGGGACAGGCATCGATCTCATCGTCATCATAGACCATGTCGATGGTGACCTTCGAGATGTAGCGTGCGACATATCTGGAGATGTAGAGAACGTTATTGCCTATCGGTATCTGGATGTCGGTATCCTTAGGTCCTTTCACAGATGTAGGCACGAGTGCTGGCCCGAGACATGCTGTGCAGACGCGGTAATCGCAGCCTGCGTCCTTGATGAGCTGTTCGACCTCGGGATCGACGGTTATCTCCATGGCTGGATTACCTTCCCTTTAGTAGATAAGCCTTATCTCCTTCATGCGGACCTGCCCGAGTACCTCTTCAGCAGGTACGGATACACGAGAATTATGAATACCGCAGCGGCCGAGGTGCTTGCGATCACCCCGTAAGTGTGGATGCGGACAAGGATCTCCATCAGCACAAAGGCGACGATCAATCCGGGTATGGCGATGGTCAGACGGTCCTTCAGGGATGCCGAGGGCACCTCGTAACCGACGAACCTTTCCTCGATCAGCAGACAGAGTGGGATGGCGACGCTGAGTCCGGCCATCTTGTTGGACAGGAACTTGCCTGCGGTCAGGTCGCATGCGACAGATAACGCTATGGCCACGATGAGATAGCCCACCAGCACATACATGCGGTTCCTCTCGCTCTCATGGGACCAGGCCAGTATCTTGTAGTTGACGAAGCACACCGCTGCGACAATGATGATCGCCACGATGAGATCCATCGGCGTGTGCACACCGAGGTACATCCTTGAGAAGGGGATCAGCACCGCCATAACTATGAACAATATCCTGAGAATGGTATTCTTTGACAGATAGGCCGCGGTACCGTAGCCTGAGACAGAAGATGTCGTGTGTCCGCTGGGAAGCGAATATCCGGGAGCCCCTTTCTTGGATTCCGCGGTGGGCTGGATGTCTGGATCGATGTCCCACGGCCTGGGGACCTTCGCAATGTTCTTGGCCAGATATCCGACCAGATTGGAGAATGTGAAGCTGAAGAGGAGGAACTCTCCCTCCCTCTTGCCGAAGCACCAGAGGAAGACCGCTCCCAACAGTATGGGGATGAAATATTGGAACTCCTGGCGCGCAAGGATGTTGAAGAAGTCCGTGACGAAATCGGGCAGGGACAGCCTTAGGTCCTGTAGGACAAGCAGGAAGTCAATTCCAGTCCACATCGAGTCCAAATCGGGGTTTTAGTAGATAATATGGTTGAAAAAAAGGAACTTTCAGCCTTTCAGAGGTCATACTTGGAATAACTGAAGAACTCCCTCTCCTTGGAAGGGATGTCCTGACAGAGCTCCGCGTCGATATCCTTCAGACCGGCGACCCTGCGGTCCATGATTATGGCCACACCTCTGTCCGTCTCGGACCTGATCAGCCTTCCGATGGACTGCCTCATCTTCCTGACGGTGGGGATCGTCGAGGTGTACTTCATGCCGTCCCCGAACCTGATGTCGTAGTATCTGCGCATGGCCCTCATCTTCGCGGTGGGCTTTGGATATGGGATACCGATCAGAATCGCCATCTCCAGGGATTTGTCGGGGAAGTCCAGACCTTCGCTGATCCTTCCTCCGGTCACACAGAACAGCACGCCGCCGTCGGAGGTCTTGAAGTTCTCGAATACGCTCATCAGCTCAGGCTGCGACATGCCCCTCTGCTCGTAGACCACATCCCTGTTCAGATACCTGACCAGACCGTCATCCACCATCTTGTCCATGAAACCGTAGGACGGGAAGAAGATCGCAGTGTTCACACGGACCGCATTGACGCAGTCCACGATCATCTGCATTAATGTATCGTAGTTCTGGGGGAGCTCCCTCTCCTCGTACTTCATCGAGACCTTATCTGTATAGAGCGTGAGGAGGTTCTCCTTGGGGAATATCCCGTCGAGACAGAGCTTGTTCACCCTGTCCAGACCCAATTCCGTCTCGTAAGCGTCCAGAGGCTGGAGTGTACCTGACATGTGTATCGATGAGAAGCAGTCTATCAGAGGGCCGGCGGCTCCCGAGGGATCCATACAGTAGGCTTGGAAGAGGGGATTGTCCTTCTCCTTGACTATCAGCCTGACGTAGTTGTCCTCGTCGCCATCGATCCATGCACGGATGAAACGGGACATCGAATGTATGTAGGAACGGGGGAGCTTCTTGCGCTCCTTCTTCTTCTCCATGATTCCGTCGCCAATTTCCTCCATGGACTTGCACATGCGGGAGATGGTCACAGAACTGACTCCGAGACGGCTCATCAGCTCGTCCTCCAAGAAGTACGGTGGGAGCATCCCGTCCTCATCGATAAGATACTCCTTCTCCGCATGAGCCAGTATCTCCTTGAGAACCGCTACGAGATCCGTTACTGTGATCCCCTCGTGCAGCTCGAAGTCGCCATGCTCCTTGGCCTCTTTGGCGGCGAGGTCCATGGCGTGCTCGCTGTACTCGAAGGTCTGAACATCGCGCAGATAATCAGGGAGGTTATGGGCCTCGTCCACGATGAGGATCGTCCTCGAAAGGGGTACGCCCATCCATTCGACGAAACGGTCGAGGACCATCGGCATGAAGACGAAGGGATACGGGACCGCTATGACATCCGCATACGGGAGGATGAGCTTCATCAGTTCATACGGGCAGATGCCCGTATCCTCGCACATGCGGGAGAAATCCTCAGGGTCGGGATGCTGCTGGCGGATGATCTCCACCCATTGCTCGACATCGGTCTCCTCGATGCCGCTGTAGAACTTGCAATGGCAGACACCGCCTGACTTGCGCTTGTAGACCGAACAGAGCTTCGATATCTCCTCGGCATTACCCGACGCGAGATCGGGATCGTCCCTCATCATGGGACAGGAAGCGGCCGAACGGCCCTGGACCGCTACGCACAGGATGCCGTTGCCGATGGCGGCTGACTCCCTGATGACCTGTTTCTGCTGAGATTTGGTCCTTGTGAGGTAGACGACCTTCATATCATGGTCCTTGGCATAGCCCAGGACACCGCATAACGATGTGATCGTCTTTCCGGTACCTGTCCCGGCCTCGATGACCGCGCATCTGCTGTCGCGGACCGTACGGTCGATGAAGCTCACAAGCTCCTTCTGGCCGGGGCGGTACTCGTAAGGGAAGTAATCCATTTTCACTCGGCTTCTCCGCCGCCCCTCTGCCATACGTCGTCGGGGAGGTCGGAATAGACGAATTCCTCTTCGCTGTCGTCCTTCTCCTTCCTTCTGGCGTTGACCATGAGATCGGCGATCTTGTCCCTCTTGAACAGCCAGTAGTGGATCCTCCACTCCCTTCCGTCGTAGAGTGTGGTCTCCTCCCTCTCTGTGGTGAGGATCCCTCCGTCCTCGAGCATGTAGAATGCATCGCGGTCCTCCGGCTCCAGGACGTTGTCTATGATCCTGTCGGAGTATCCAAAGAAGTTGAGGACATGGTGGGCAAGCTCGTAGGCCTGCTCCTCCACCATGGCGTGGGAATCGTCAATGCTGTTCTTGATCGCAAGGGTCAGGTCATCGACTGTGACGATTGTCATGCTATCACTCGAGTTTGACGTAGTGGATCTCTTCGACGCCGACCTTCTCTCCGACCTTCTTGACGACATCCTCGGGGACGTCTCCGTCGATGGTCAGGAACATGGTCGCCTTTCCGCTTGACCTTCCGACTGCCATGTGGGCGATGTTGATGCCCTCCTCTCCGATGGCGTTTCCGACGGCTCCGATGACTCCGGGGGTGTCCTTGTAGGTCAGGATGATCATCCTGTTGGCCAGGGAGATATCGGTGACATAGTCGTCCATTCCGAGGATCTTGGGTTTTCCGCCGATGACGGTTCCCCTGATGCTGCGGGACTTTCCGTCGTATGTGAACTTCATCTCCACGAGGGAGGCGTAATCCTTGGCGTCGTCCTTGGTGGACTCGAAGATCTCGATTCCCTTGGATTTCGCGACGGGCATGGCGTTGATCATGTTGGCTGTGCCGATGACCCCTTCCAGGTATCCGATCACGGTGGTGACGGTGAGGAGCTTGGTCTGTTTCTTCGAGAGGTTTCCGCAGTAGGAGATCTCCAGCTTGTTGAGCGGGTGGTTGCCGACGATCTGCTGAATGATGGAACCCATGTTCTTGACCAAAGGCATGAAGGGCTCCGTCTCGCTGTCCAGCGATCCGCGGGGAGCGTTGATGGCGTTGGAGACGATTCCGTCCTTGAGGTACATGACTGCGTGCTCCGCTACCTCGATTGCGACCCTCTCCTGTGCCTCCACGGTGGATGCTCCCAGGTGGGGTGTGGTGACGAGATTGTCCAGCTCAAGGAGCTTCTTCTCGTCGTCGGTCAGGGGCTCGTTGCACCATACGTCGAAAGCTGCACCTGCGATGATCTTCTCCTTGAGTGCCGTGTACAGGTCGTCCTCGTTGACGATTCCTCCGCGGGCCACGTTGGCGATTCTCGCGTTGGGCTTCATCATCTTGA encodes:
- a CDS encoding MBL fold metallo-hydrolase, which produces MKMKCKFLGGADMVGRMGMTMEGDGMTALIEYGLSPTKPPEYPLPAPRIDYAFLTHSHLDHCGMIPQICGKNECDLFTTPLSAEISELMMYDTLKIAKAEDYPQPYTTGDIERTMKAVVPMTYEDQISINHIDVTMLDAGHIPGAAMFQFDKDVSTIYSGDIHTEEQRLVGGAKPHDCTTLFIEGTYGGRNHPDRNETEEKFLAKIDEVIDRGGKVLIPCFANGRTQEIMLLLRNLGYEMWVDGMGRSVTRLFLDYPEYIKDVKHLKAAKRKFNEVRNPNSRLSAIKGQIIVTTGGMLDGGPVLGYLNAIKDDPKSAILLVGYQAEDTNGRMLLEEGCVKIDGEIVKISCELQKYDFSAHADHDQIVNFIRECDPDNVIIMHSESREAFLPDLEGDYKVFLPMTGEEFTIDM
- the purH gene encoding bifunctional phosphoribosylaminoimidazolecarboxamide formyltransferase/IMP cyclohydrolase; the protein is MHLAKIKRAVISVSDKTGIVEFAKKLETAGVELISTGGTYKLLKENDIKVVEVSDVTGFPEMLDGRVKTLHPKIHAGILARRDIPDHMSAIKGKGIDPIDMVVINLYPFKQTVLKEGVSFEDIVENIDIGGPSMIRAAAKNYQSVAVVTKPEQYSEIIEQMYANAGDLSPDLHQRLMAEAFDVTSQYDAMIASQMKKRFIPGFPDSFPIPLEKVQDLRYGENPNQSAAFYKDPFTPGPTVAKAECLWGKELSYNNILDLDKALDICMDFEKPTAVVMKHTNPCGLASADTIFEAFETAYNVDPLSAFGCVICLNRPCTKECAEMISKYFVEAVLCPDFEEGAVEIMEVKKNIRLLRTNCPIGPSERVREFKMKKVQGGMLIQTDEDVPVDPQNLKVVTNRAPTEEEVHSLLFAWKLAKHVTSNAVVYVRGERAVGIGAGQMSRVDSAKIATMKANEPTQGCVMASDAFFPFRDGVDEAAKAGVTAIIQPGGSIRDQEVIDAANEHGMAMVFTGCRVFRH
- a CDS encoding NADP-specific glutamate dehydrogenase, giving the protein MAIKNKYLKEVYADLEQRNKDQPEFLQAVKEVLESLEPVVKARPELQEAGIIERIVEPERIIMFRVSWVDDKGKVQVNRGYRVQFNSAIGPYKGGLRLHPSVNLSILKFLGFEQIFKNSLTTLPIGGGKGGSDFDPKGKSDAEVMRFCQSFMTELAKHIGADTDVPAGDIGVGGREIGYMFGQYKRLQNEFTGVLTGKAIPCGGSLARTEATGYGLCYFTEEMLKDHKDSFKKKTVVISGSGNVATYACQKATQLGAKVVAVSDSNGYIYDPKGIDYKIMKEIKEVKRDRIKTYVNYSKTAKYTEGCSGIWTIPCDIALPCATQNELDEKSAKILIKNGVKAVAEGANMPSTPGAVAAFQKAGVLFGPAKAANAGGVATSALEMSQNSQRLAWTFDEVDAKLHDIMVNIYKQASEAAKKYGMEGNLVAGANIAGFEKVANAMLWQGISY
- a CDS encoding methyltransferase domain-containing protein, whose protein sequence is MKKKDLEMGLQKVRNFEDPDPFLEQYMTPATIAADILFDAYSKGDIENLKVVDLGCGTGMFSIGAWMLGAAQVDGFDISESALRVAEQNKKDLGAEVSFHNIDIINVEEGADTIFMNPPFGCQNRNADRPFLDRAMELSECVYSIHMANTLDFITEYVEKRGRTVAFSKIYKYDIHNTFSFHTKTKKTVDVAVVNIR
- a CDS encoding RNA-binding protein, which translates into the protein MTESKFVFPGEEVASEEEYLAAEGTFAENGIVYASQVGELVLDDAECVAKVISPNPPNILAVGDIVYGVVGDIRSTMATADVFVKDGVERRLGGDTYATIHVSKISQGYTDDVAKELRKGDYIRARVTAIKPALQLTTKDDHLGVIRAQCSKCKTEMIRSKKGDGLYCPECKYAMPRKLADDYGDVEL
- a CDS encoding tRNA 4-thiouridine(8) synthase ThiI codes for the protein MKLVALMSNGIDSPVASYIMSKRGADVILLHMDNRPYTDDRSLDVVTALADQLRAVTGKEFPLYIANHGANQERIKENCDYHYQCVMCKRVMQRTARELAKKLGASGIIMGDSLGQVASQTLKNIKSENLGLNFPVVRPLIGLDKLEIIDISKETGLFDISIRQTAGCMIVPTRPITEANPEKVLTMSEKIDLDALAKECADGAVLYH
- a CDS encoding phosphatase PAP2 family protein yields the protein MWTGIDFLLVLQDLRLSLPDFVTDFFNILARQEFQYFIPILLGAVFLWCFGKREGEFLLFSFTFSNLVGYLAKNIAKVPRPWDIDPDIQPTAESKKGAPGYSLPSGHTTSSVSGYGTAAYLSKNTILRILFIVMAVLIPFSRMYLGVHTPMDLIVAIIIVAAVCFVNYKILAWSHESERNRMYVLVGYLIVAIALSVACDLTAGKFLSNKMAGLSVAIPLCLLIEERFVGYEVPSASLKDRLTIAIPGLIVAFVLMEILVRIHTYGVIASTSAAAVFIILVYPYLLKRYSGRSA
- a CDS encoding ATP-dependent DNA helicase, which codes for MAEGRRRSRVKMDYFPYEYRPGQKELVSFIDRTVRDSRCAVIEAGTGTGKTITSLCGVLGYAKDHDMKVVYLTRTKSQQKQVIRESAAIGNGILCVAVQGRSAASCPMMRDDPDLASGNAEEISKLCSVYKRKSGGVCHCKFYSGIEETDVEQWVEIIRQQHPDPEDFSRMCEDTGICPYELMKLILPYADVIAVPYPFVFMPMVLDRFVEWMGVPLSRTILIVDEAHNLPDYLRDVQTFEYSEHAMDLAAKEAKEHGDFELHEGITVTDLVAVLKEILAHAEKEYLIDEDGMLPPYFLEDELMSRLGVSSVTISRMCKSMEEIGDGIMEKKKERKKLPRSYIHSMSRFIRAWIDGDEDNYVRLIVKEKDNPLFQAYCMDPSGAAGPLIDCFSSIHMSGTLQPLDAYETELGLDRVNKLCLDGIFPKENLLTLYTDKVSMKYEERELPQNYDTLMQMIVDCVNAVRVNTAIFFPSYGFMDKMVDDGLVRYLNRDVVYEQRGMSQPELMSVFENFKTSDGGVLFCVTGGRISEGLDFPDKSLEMAILIGIPYPKPTAKMRAMRRYYDIRFGDGMKYTSTIPTVRKMRQSIGRLIRSETDRGVAIIMDRRVAGLKDIDAELCQDIPSKEREFFSYSKYDL
- a CDS encoding phosphoglycerate dehydrogenase, which codes for MTTKILVSDPLDAEGLEILKKSGFPVDEVSGLTEDELCAKIGDYDALIIRSGTKVTKKVIDAGKKLRVIGRAGVGVDNIDVPYATDKGILVMNTPSANILSAAEHSCAMLLAVARNIPFAHESMHKGEWKRSKYTGVELNGKTLGIIGVGRVGGEVAKRMKAFNMTMIGYDPFLPKEVADSLGVRLTTFEEVIKNADFMTIHTPLLPETRNMISLPQFKMMKPNARIANVARGGIVNEDDLYTALKEKIIAGAAFDVWCNEPLTDDEKKLLELDNLVTTPHLGASTVEAQERVAIEVAEHAVMYLKDGIVSNAINAPRGSLDSETEPFMPLVKNMGSIIQQIVGNHPLNKLEISYCGNLSKKQTKLLTVTTVIGYLEGVIGTANMINAMPVAKSKGIEIFESTKDDAKDYASLVEMKFTYDGKSRSIRGTVIGGKPKILGMDDYVTDISLANRMIILTYKDTPGVIGAVGNAIGEEGINIAHMAVGRSSGKATMFLTIDGDVPEDVVKKVGEKVGVEEIHYVKLE